One genomic segment of Gadus chalcogrammus isolate NIFS_2021 chromosome 3, NIFS_Gcha_1.0, whole genome shotgun sequence includes these proteins:
- the LOC130379928 gene encoding uncharacterized protein LOC130379928 → MADFWSEEREENLIGLLEDQPVLYDVGSKGYSNRDSKRRACCDIAVALGVSEKEVGKKIHSLRTQYNRYSKAPAPGRAGGRTGRQDWVLRRLSFLEPYIRKRASSSNVDEKIVERESDDVEGLDEEEDVEVEESSEPEGQGSTCLVPQVQKVAGSKRKRQTEKQEDEVLSAVGNFLRNRTEQREEDTMSIFCKNLEMKMRRIKDPNILLDLEHQLEEACYQASLKDRDNQAPQGTERKGNP, encoded by the exons atggcagacttctggtccgaggagagggaggagaatttAATTGGGTTGCTGGAGGATCAACCTGTCCTATACGACGTCGGCAGCAAGGGGTACAGCAACAGGGACAGCAAGAGGAGAGCGTGTTGTGACATCGCGGTGGCGCTTGGTGTATCCG AAAAAGAGGTGGGCAAGAAGATCCACTCCCTCCGGACGCAGTACAACAGGTACAGCAAGGCACCAGCTCCGGGGAGGGCCGGTGGGAGAACTGGCAGGCAGGACTGGGTACTCAGGAGGCTCTCTTTCCTGGAGCCATATATCAGGAAGAGAGCTTCTTCGTCCAACGTGGATGAAAAG attgttgaaagagagagtgatgaTGTGGAGGGActggacgaggaagaggacgtggaggtagaggagagcagTGAACCTGAGGGACAAGGCAGCACCTGCCTCGTCCCTCAGGTTCAGAAGGTCGCAGGCAGTAAAAGAAAGAGGCAAACAGAAAAGCAAGAAGATGAGGTCCTAAGTGCCGTTGGCAATTTTCTGAGAAACAGGACggaacagagggaggaggacacaATGTCAATCTTTTGTAAGAACCTCGAGATGAAAATGAGGCGAATCAAGGACccaaatattttattagatTTAGAGCACCAGCTGGAGGAAGCCTGCTACCAGGCTTCACTTAAAGATAGAGACAACCAAGCCCCCCAAGGCACAGAAAGGAAAGGTAATCCCTAA
- the bmerb1 gene encoding bMERB domain-containing protein 1 isoform X1, with protein MELKKSISDTERALRSYGAVSNTAWTTDKGHSDVSMAESTISPDEIEVEMNRIQRLREVLVRRESELRFMMDDVQLCKDIMALKQELRVIVAVPEKDKSRQQKQREEELILKIHQLVQKRDFLVDDAEVERLREREEDQEMAEFLRKKLRPLENKLKVTQTPPKPHQRLEPPPNKPFITKSGGAIIRDCCGNAQCAVM; from the exons ATGGAATTAAAGAAATCGATTTCGGATACGGAGCGCGCTTTGAGGAGCTACGGGGCCGTGTCCAACACAGCGTGGACCACAGACAAAG gccacTCTGACGTGTCCATGGCAGAGAGCACCATCTCCCCAGATGAGATCGAGGTGGAGATGAACCGTATCCAGAGGCTGAGGGAGGTTCTGGTGCGCCGGGAGTCCGAGCTGCGCTTCAT gatggatgacGTTCAGCTCTGCAAAGACATCATGGCTCTGAAGCAGGAGCTCAGGGTGATTGTAGCCGTGCcag aGAAGGACAAGTCCAGGCAGCAGAAGCAGCGAGAGGAGGAGCTGATCCTGAAGATCCACCAGCTGGTGCAGAAGAGAGACTTCCTGGTGGACGACGCGGAGGTGGAGCGACTacg ggagagagaggaggaccaggagatGGCCGAGTTCCTGAGGAAGAAGCTGAGGCCGCTGGAAAACAAGCTCAAAGTGACGCAGA CCCCCCCCAAGCCCCACCAGAGACTGGAGCCGCCGCCCAACAAGCCCTTCATCACCAAGTCGGGCGGAGCCATCATCAGGGACTGCTGCGGCAACGCCCAGTGCGCCGTCATGTga
- the LOC130380145 gene encoding meiosis regulator and mRNA stability factor 1: protein MRVKPVNGCLPESDKLWPVVPHLSLRPPPLPMCNGCGTAADGRLRPPHHSLGKAGHPFGSPDVGGPENTPPVGVFWDIENCCVPSGRSAAAVVQRLRGRFFQGHREAEFICVCDISKECKTVIQDLNNCQVTVAHINATAKNAADDKLRQSLRRFAETHAAPATVVLVSSDVNFASELSDLRHRHGFQVILVHGTHTSPALLQHAHRQVPFLEITADLPLRVPLKSQPSFSNLYVHNLPVACDKSLRGAVKLRLRRLSDNCGGKVLSVSRGTAVLRFGSLDAAERACKRMENEDVFGHLIRPSFSPVAGTRAGGGEAPGPVHRPAPQAPPLAAPPAAYAPPGAPPAPPPPPPMSSSSFLPLEPTRSPWRLRQGARPCQTSGPLAERPYSPRRGCSGPPGGPVAPSPQELGGVDATPNTVFQLLENACSPTTTASSSSPPRRAADPALGRLPKPGLMGESMFRRRGDSSSPRRTVESPSRRGDRGSPEFLVSTPSAFSKLSLHRSFSPLGASQGSWSSRSASPSLSGRSSPLLPGPRSPVPDGPAECLRDSPEVQVSNLDYRMSRKELQQSLIHCFSRYGKVTCVELSPHTDYQLKAAVQMVYVQQAILAVSALQRYKIGGKRIHVCLATGGSSKPLAALGSEIVGILHDAPANCLPLSKFTELYEKRFSRRLAVGDLYRLPEVVAVRDQGGARLVCLVAGGQARQSPLGSSQSQEASSSACSSPVVFEELEYHEPVCKQHSTLHNFSEADFDPDSYQIPFVAMSLSAMAPQVHGLLQSHDGTLPLLSFPECYAAEFGPLQLGDETQEGAVSLEHLITCLPSITVVTAQNGFKVIKWIHNKPPAPNSEPWVQRSKSPVGNPQLIQFSREVIDLLKSQPACLLPIHKFIPSYHHHFAKQCRVSDYGYPKLLELLEAVPHVLQILGMGAKRLLTLTHRAQVKRFTQDLLKLLKFQASKQVAIKDFMQAYHWCFSRDWRVMDYGVCELMDLLNEMPETTVTLTRQDTHLVISVPKRERTPEEMERTKQFGKEVVDLLRHQPHCRMAFSKFIPTYHHHFGRQCKLTCYGFTKLLDLFDAIPEVLTVLECGEEKGLSLTEVERVKALAAQLVKLLRSQRNCSLPVSLLLAEYGRTFGYGLRLQDYDAASLPALLAKLCHVVKVVDGADGQREVQLINRKSLRLLTCQLLMLLMSEEQQEAGVSVEELSERYLAAHALTLNPCEYGFLSLSELLKSLPYLVELYREDGVPDGVPDGAPAAGGGAPRGEDWVRLTRLYQFARGVRGLLHTYHYNQIFLTEFSSAYCKFTGRALLPRAYGYASVDDLLGAVPQVVWIKGHGHKRIIVLKNDMKARPSSAASDPSQPEGGADSQSSSPTSLADSGTGSPGGDDDVVVESELLYLSSPLDLLCGPAPSCLPSPQLHPRPAGLLPHADLIHFERSPPPAHGTERRQPAEEAPPPAEEATPPSEGEGSAPDQQPANPPRPPAVRSAESPSRRASRGKIRLAANFSFQA from the exons ATGCGTGTGAAGCCCGTGAATGGGTGTTTGCCAGAGTCGGATAAGCTGTGGCCCGTGGTCCCCCACCTGTCCTtgcggcccccccccctccccatgtgtAACGGCTGTGGCACCGCGGCGGACGGCCGGCtgcgccccccccaccacagccTGGGCAAGGCCGGACACCCGTTCG gctcCCCTGACGTCGGCGGTCCAGAGAACACGCCCCCCGTGGGCGTGTTCTGGGACATCGAGAACTGCTGCGTGCCCAGCGGCCGCTCGGCGGCCGCCGTGGTCCAGCGGCTTCGGGGGCGCTTCTTCCAGGGCCACCGCGAGGCCGAGTTCATCTGCGTCTGTGACATCAGCAAGGAGTGCAAGACGGTCATCCAGGACCTCAACAACTGCCAG GTCACCGTTGCCCACATCAACGCCACTGCCAAGAACGCCGCTGACGATAAACTCCGCCAGAGTCTGCGCCGCTTTGCAGAGACCCATGCAGCCCCTGCCACCGTGGTGCTAGTGTCCT CGGACGTGAACTTTGCCAGCGAGCTGAGTGACCTGCGCCATCGCCATGGCTTCCAGGTCATCCTGGTGCACGGCACGCACACCTCGCCGGCCCTGCTGCAGCACGCCCACCGCCAGGTCCCCTTCCTGGAGATCACAGCCGACCTGCCACTGCGCGTGCCCCTCAAGTcccag cccagtTTCAGCAACCTCTATGTGCACAACCTCCCCGTCGCCTGCGACAAGAGCCTGCGCGGCGCCGTCAAGCTGCGGCTGCGCCGGCTGTCGGACAACTGCGGCGGCAAGGTGCTGAGCGTGTCCCGGGGCACGGCGGTGCTGCGCTTCGGCAGCCTGGACGCCGCCGAGCGCGCCTGCAAGCGCATGGAGAACGAGGACGTGTTCGGCCACCTCATccgtccctccttctccccggTGGCGGGCACCCgggccggcggcggcgaggccccgggccccgtgCACCGGCCTGCGCCTCAGGCTCCGCCCCTGGCCGCCCCGCCCGCCGCCTACgcgcccccgggggccccgccagccccccccccccccccgcccatgtcctcctcctcctttctgccCCTGGAGCCCACCAGGTCGCCCTGGAGGCTGCGGCAGGGGGCCCGGCCCTGCCAGACGTCGGGGCCCCTGGCTGAGAGGCCCTACAGTCCCAGGAGGGGCTGTAGCGGGCCGCCCGGTGGTCCCGTGGCCCCATCCCCTCAG GAGCTGGGTGGTGTAGACGCCACACCCAACACGGTCTTCCAGCTGTTGGAGAACGCctgcagccccaccaccaccgcctccagcaGCTCGCCCCCCCGGAGGGCTGCCGACCCCGCCCTGGGAAGACTGCCCAAGCCCGGGCTCATGGGAGAGTCCATGTTCAGGAGGAG GGGAGACAGCTCCAGCCCTCGGCGGACCGTGGAGTCCCCTTCGAGACGAGGGGACCGGGGGTCCCCCGAGTTCCTGGTCAGCACACCCTCCGCCTTCAGCAAGCTGAGCctccaccgcagcttcagcccTCTGGGCGCCTCTCAGGGCTCCTGGTCCTCCAG gAGCgcgtccccctccctctctggccgctcctcccctctcctcccaggcCCCCGGAGCCCCGTTCCGGACGGCCCCGCTGAGTGCCTGCGGGACAGCCCCGAGGTCCAGGTCTCCAACCTCGACTACCGGATGTCCCGCAAGGAGCTGCAGCAGTCGCTGATACACTGCTTCTCCCGCTACGGCAAG gtgaccTGTGTGGAGCTCAGCCCCCACACTGACTACCAGCTGAAGGCAGCGGTGCAGATGGTGTACGTGCAGCAGGCCATCCTGGCCGTCAGCGCTCTGCAGCGCTACAAGATCGGAGGCAAGCGCATCCACGTGTGCCTGGCCACCGGGGGAAGCAGCAAGCCCCTCGCCGCCCTGGG CTCTGAGATCGTCGGGATTCTCCACGACGCTCCCGCCAACTGCCTTCCTCTGTCCAAGTTCACGGAGCTCTACGAGAAAAG GTTCTCCCGTAGGCTGGCGGTGGGGGACCTCTACCGGCTGccggaggtggtggcggtgcgGGACCAGGGCGGGGCCCGGCTGGTGTGCCTCGTGGCGGGGGGCCAGGCCCGGCAGAGCCCCCTGGGGTCCTCCCAGTCCCAGGAGGCGTCCTCCTCGGCCTGCAGCAGCCCCGTGGTCTTTGAGGAGCTGGAGTACCACGAGCCCGTCTGCAAGCAGCACTCCACACTGCACAACTTCAG TGAGGCGGACTTCGACCCGGACTCGTATCAGATCCCCTTCGTGGCGATGTCCCTGAGCGCCATGGCCCCCCAGGTCCACGGCCTGCTGCAGTCCCACGACggcaccctccccctcctcag ttTCCCAGAATGCTATGCGGCAGAGTTCGGCCCGTTGCAGCTGGGCGATGAGACACAGGAGGGCGCTGTCTCTCTGGAGCACCTCATAACCTGCCTCCCCAGCATCACCGTGGTTACGGCCCAGAACGGCTTCAAGGTCATCAAGTGGATCCACAACAAGCCACCCGCCCCCAACTCTG AGCCGTGGGTCCAGCGGTCCAAGAGCCCGGTGGGGAACCCCCAGCTGATCCAGTTCAGCCGGGAGGTGATCGACCTGCTGAAGAGCCAGCCCGCCTGCCTGCTGCCCATCCACAAGTTCATCCcctcctaccaccaccacttcgCCAAGCAGTGCCGCGTCTCTGACTACGGGTACCCcaagctgctggagctgctggaggccgTCCCCCACGTCctgcag ATCCTGGGCATGGGCGCCAAGCGTCTGCTGACCCTGACGCACCGCGCCCAGGTGAAGCGCTTCACCCAGGACCTGCTCAAGCTGCTCAAGTTCCAGGCCAGCAAGCAGGTGGCCATCAAGGACTTCATGCAGGCCTACCACTG gtGTTTCTCCAGAGACTGGCGGGTCATGGACTACGGTGTCTGTGAACTCATGGACCTCCTGAACGAGATGCCCGAGACCACCGTCACCCTCACGCGCCAAGACACCCACCTGGTCATCTCCGTCCCCAAGAGAG AGCGCACCCCGGAGGAGATGGAGCGCACCAAGCAGTTTGGGAAGGAGGTGGTGGACCTGCTGCGGCACCAGCCCCACTGCCGCATGGCCTTCAGCAAGTTCATCCccacctaccaccaccacttcgGGCGCCAGTGCAAGCTGACCTGCTACGGGTTCACCAAGCTGCTGGACCTGTTTGACGCCATCCCCGAGGTGCTGACG gtgctggagtgcggggaggagaaggggctcTCCCTGACGGAGGTGGAGCGTGTGAAGGCGCTGGCGGCCCAGCTGGTGAAGCTGCTGCGCTCCCAGAGGAACTGCTCTCTGCCCGTCAGCCTGCTGCTGGCCGAGTACGGCCGCACCTTCGGCTACGGCCTGCGGCTGCAGGACTACGACGCCGCCTCCCTGCCCGCCCTGCTGGCCAAGCTCTGCCACGTCGTCAAG GTGGTGGACGGGGCTGATGGGCAGCGCGAGGTGCAGCTGATCAACAGGAAGTCGCTCCGCCTGCTGACCTGccagctgctgatgctgctgatgtccgaggagcagcaggaggccgGCGTCAGCGTGGAGGAGCTCAGCGAGCGCTACCTGGCCGCCCACGCCCTCACCCTCAACCCCTGTGAATACGGCTTCCTGTCCCTCAGCGAGCTGCTCAAGAGCCTGCCCTacctggtggag ctGTACCGGGAGGACGGCGTTCCGGACGGCGTTCCGGACGGCGCCCCGGCCGCCGGCGGGGGCGCCCCCCGCGGGGAGGACTGGGTGCGGCTGACCCGCCTGTACCAGTTTGCGCGCGGCGTGCGCGGGCTGCTCCACACCTACCACTACAACCAGATCTTCCTCACCGAGTTCTCCTCGGCCTACTGCAAGTTCACGGGGCGCGCCCTGCTGCCGCGCGCCTACGGGTACGCCAGCGTGGACGACCTGCTGGGCGCCGTCCCCCAG GTGGTCTGGATCAAAGGTCACGGCCACAAGAGGATTATCGTTCTGAAGAACGATATGAAAG cgagGCCCAGCTCTGCGGCCTCAGACCCCTCCCAGCCTGAAGGGGGCGCTGACAGCCAGAGCAGCAGCCCCACCAGCCTGGCCGACTCCGGGACCGGCTCCCCAg gcggGGACGACGACGTGGTGGTGGAGTCGGAGCTCCTCTACCTCAGCTCCCCGCTGGACCTGCTGTGTGGCCCGGCGCCGTCCTGCCTGCCCTCGCCCCAGCTCCACCCCCGCCCCGCCGGGCTCCTCCCCCACGCAGACCTCATCCACTTTGAGAGGTCTCCTCCTCCGGCCCACGGCACAG AGCGCCGCCAGCCCGCCgaggaggccccgccccctgcggaggaggccacgcccccctcagagggggagggctcCGCCCCGGACCAGCAGCCCGCCaacccgccccgcccccccgccgtgAGGTCCGCGGAGAGTCCGAGCAGACGGGCCTCCCGCGGCAAGATCCGGCTGGCGGCCAACTTCTCATTCCAGGCGTGA